In Hermetia illucens chromosome 1, iHerIll2.2.curated.20191125, whole genome shotgun sequence, one genomic interval encodes:
- the LOC119646430 gene encoding uricase, whose product MFAKRLYADESNVQPNATSSFSEYKITDYGYGKNNVKIMHVRRDGPVHSIREFEVSTHLKLESKKDYTEGDNSDIVATDSQKNTVYVLAQKYGIRAPEEFAILLSSHFLNKYSHVREAHVHIEEYPWERLTSSNGYSTQKHNHAFIFTPVASRFCDVLLKRNSKPIVISGLKDLRVLKTTQSSFVKFVNDEFRTLPDQYDRIFSTIVESRWEYTTVDGVDFCQCWNKVKDVILTTFAGDPNVGVSSPSVQNTLYKAEKTVLDSIPQVGSISMQMPNKHYFDFDTKPFKNVIPGDTNNVFIPVDKPSGIIYAQLDRSGLKSRL is encoded by the exons ATGTTTGCGAAAAGATTGTACGCAGATGAAAGTAATGTTCAACCCAACGCAACATCCTCATTTTCCGAATACAAAATTACTGACTACGGCTATGGAAAGAATAATGTGAAGATCATGCACGTTCGGCGAGATGGACCGGTTCATTCGATCCGTGAATTTGAAGTTAGTACTCATCTGAAACTAGAGTCGAAAAAGGATTATACTGAAG GGGACAACTCCGACATTGTTGCAACGGATTCACAGAAAAACACAGTTTACGTTTTAGCTCAGAAATATGGAATTAGAGCCCCCGAAGAATTTGCAATTCTTTTGAGTTCCCACTTTTTGAATAAGTACAGTCATGTAAGAGAAGCTCATGTCCATATTGAGGAGTATCCTTGGGAACGTTTGACTTCATCGAATGGCTACAGCACCCAGAAACACAATCATGCCTTCATTTTCACGCCAGTGGCATCACGTTTTTGCGACGTCCTGCTTAAGCGCAATT CCAAACCCATTGTTATCAGCGGTCTAAAGGATTTGCGAGTCCTCAAAACTACTCAGTCCTCCTTCGTGAAATTCGTGAATGATGAATTTAGGACGTTGCCTGACCAATATGACCGTATTTTCAGCACAATTGTGGAGTCTCGGTGGGAATATACGACAGTTGATGGGGTTGATTTTTGTCAATGCTGGAATAAAGTGAAAGATGTTATACTAACGACATTCGCTGGTGATCCAAATGTCGGTGTTTCATCTCCAAGTGTACAAAATACTTTATATAAGGCAGAGAAAACAGTTTTAGATTCAATTCCTCAG GTTGGGTCGATTTCAATGCAAATGCCGAATAAGCACTATTTCGACTTTGATACCAAACCGTTCAAAAATGTAATTCCTGGAGACACGAATAACGTTTTTATCCCAGTTGATAAACCATCAGGAATTATCTATGCTCAGTTGGATAGGAGTGGTCTCAAGAGCAGACTGTAA